Proteins co-encoded in one Puntigrus tetrazona isolate hp1 chromosome 20, ASM1883169v1, whole genome shotgun sequence genomic window:
- the LOC122325274 gene encoding flavin-containing monooxygenase 5-like, protein MAKRVAVIGGGTSGLACIKCCLDEGLEPVCFETSDDIGGLWRFKENPDADRASIYHSLIINTSKEMMCYSDFPIPAHFPNYMHHSLIMDYFRMYADHFQLKRHIRFQTKVLHVTPRPDFSHSGQWDVETESRDGRREKQVFDAVMVCTGHHCHPHLPLQDFPGINTFKGKFFHSRDYKSPEEWRGKRVVVIGIGNSGGDIAVELSRMAKQVYLSTRRGSWILNRVGDKGVPFDMMFNNRGLMLFIKWLLPGFRNKLREKQLNKRFDHKLYGLQPVHRVFSQHPTVNDDLPNRILSGTVSVKPNVQEFRGSSVVFEDGTVEDDIDLVVFATGYTFSFPFLSSHVIPVSNNKVSLYKYVYPPELERPTLAVIGLIQPLGAIMPISEMQARWATRVFKGLCKLPPMSAMMKDVKAKEETMARRYVAAQRHTIQVDYIPYMDELAKQVGVRPSILKLFVTDPRLALNVIFGPCTPYQFRLHGPGRWEGARQAILTQWDRVSKPLKTRCTPEPQSQRSSHSLIFSVSVAALLSALYYSRSSLNALIADPSSLLDKIRAFIPSSLTTQ, encoded by the exons ATGGCTAAACGTGTGGCTGTGATTGGAGGAGGAACCTCAGGGCTGGCCTGCATCAAATGCTGCCTGGATGAAGGTCTGGAGCCGGTGTGTTTTGAGACCAGTGATGATATTGGAGGACTCTGGAGGTTTAAG GAAAATCCAGATGCAGATCGCGCCAGCATTTACCACTCTTTGATTATCAACACTTCAAAGGAGATGATGTGCTACAGTGATTTCCCCATTCCTGCCCACTTCCCAAACTACATGCACCACTCCCTCATCATGGACTACTTCCGCATGTACGCTGACCACTTCCAGCTCAAACGGCACATCCGCTTCCAG ACAAAAGTCCTTCATGTTACACCGAGGCCAGACTTCTCTCACTCTGGACAGTGGGATGTAGagacagagtccagagatggtCGGAGAGAGAAGCAGGTGTTTGATGCTGTGATGGTTTGCACCGGACACCACTGTCACCCTCATCTCCCTCTACAGGACTTTCCAG GaataaacacttttaagggGAAATTCTTCCACAGCCGTGATTACAAAAGCCCTGAAGAATGGCGAGGAAAGAGGGTAGTTGTGATTGGCATTGGAAACTCTGGAGGAGATATTGCTGTGGAGCTGAGCAGAATGGCCAAACAG GTTTATCTGAGCACTCGAAGAGGATCGTGGATATTGAATCGTGTAGGAGACAAAGGTGTTCCTTTTGATATGATGTTTAATAACAGAGGGCTAATGCTGTTTATTAAATGGTTACTACCTGGATTTCGTAACAAACTGAGAGAGAAACAACTCAATAAACGGTTCGACCACAAGCTCTATGGGCTGCAGCCTGTGCACAG AGTTTTCAGCCAACATCCCACGGTCAATGATGACTTACCAAACCGCATCCTCTCCGGTACCGTCTCAGTCAAGCCAAATGTTCAAGAGTTTCGTGGATCAAGTGTGGTGTTTGAGGATGGCACTGTTGAGGATGACATTGATCTGGTGGTGTTTGCCACAGGCTACACTTTCTCATTCCCCTTCCTGTCTTCACATGTAATTCCTGTCTCAAATAACAAAGTATCCCTGTACAAATACGTATATCCTCCAGAACTGGAGCGGCCAACTTTAGCCGTGATTGGTCTGATCCAGCCCCTGGGAGCCATTATGCCCATCTCTGAGATGCAGGCGCGCTGGGCCACTCGTGTTTTTAAAG GTCTATGTAAACTGCCTCCAATGAGTGCAATGATGAAGGACGTTAAAGCAAAAGAGGAAACAATGGCACGAAG GTATGTGGCCGCCCAGAGACACACCATCCAGGTGGACTACATCCCCTACATGGATGAGTTGGCTAAACAAGTGGGTGTCCGTCCTTCTATCCTCAAGTTGTTCGTGACAGACCCGAGACTGGCTCTGAACGTCATCTTTGGGCCCTGCACCCCGTACCAGTTTCGTCTTCACGGGCCGGGCCGATGGGAAGGTGCACGTCAGGCCATCCTGACTCAGTGGGATCGAGTCAGCAAGCCCCTGAAAACACGCTGTACACCAGAGCCACAGTCACAGCGCTCCTCTCATTCACTCATATTCTCAGTGTCTGTTGCAGCGCTGCTGTCTGCTCTGTATTACAGCAGAAGCAGTCTGAACGCACTCATAGCAGACCCTTCATCGCTCCTGGACAAGATCAGGGCTTTTATACCATCATCACTGACCACACAGTGA